The Clostridium sp. DL-VIII DNA window TGGCGATTTCATACCTTTATGCGGGAATATCAGCTTTAGGGAGCACTCTTCTATTTGGTGGCCCTATTCTATATCTTATATCGCAAGGATGGTATCTATGGCAGATAACCAAGAAAATTCCATATTATAGAATAGTGGGAGGAATGAGTCTAATGGTAGCAGGATTCATTTTATATTTAATGAATTCATATTTCTCTTTGTTTTTTGTAACAATTTTGCTAGCTAGTCTTTCAGGAGTTATAATTTGCTCTGTAAAAAAGGAAAATTAAAATCAAAAACTGATAAAGAAAGTTGGAAAATAGAATAAAGGACAAATTAAATATTCAGAAACAAGGAACAAGAATGTTTCAAAAAAACAGCATTAATAACACAAATAAATAAGTTTAATTAAGAAAGGAAAAAGATTTATGAAAACTTTAGTTACATACTTTTCCTGGAGCGGAAATACAACAAAAATTGCACAGGATATCGCAAAAAGAACAAATGGAGATCTTTATAGAATTGAAAGAATAACACCATACAGCAAAGACTATAACACTTGTGCTTATGTAGAAGCAAAGGACGAATATGATAATCACAAACGCCCTGCAATTAAAACACCACTTCCCAATATTAATGAATATGATGCAGTGATTGTTGCTTTTCCAATCTGGTGGTACACTTCACCAATGACAGTATCTACTTTCTTTGAGTCTTTTCAAGATTGGAAAGGTAAGAAAGTATATATCTTTGCAAATTCATACAGTGACATCCCAAGTCAGTTTACTAACTCTTTGAATGATGCTAAGAGAAGTGCAAACAATGCAAATATTATCCCTGGACTTTACAACAAAGACATTAAAAATCTCCAATCTTGGTTAAAAAAGAACGAATTCTAATACTATTTTTTGGATAAAAAGAAAGAGTAGATAAATGACATGAAAGTTATAAAAATTTGATGAAAGAGGGTGAAAATCATAAAGATATATGAAAAATCAAAACTTGTAGATATAATAAATGCACCGGAATTTGAAGAATTTGGACAATTTCTCTTCCCGACAGGATACCGGAATCCATATTCGGGGCAGACATTAGATGAAATTGGGCATCTTCTTCCGTGGCACAGTTATATCAATACAGAAAATTCTATAGAAATCCTTGATTATATGCAGGAAAAGGTTAATGAGGGAAAACAGATTTTTTATGATATTTATACTGAAGAAGAAAAGCAAAAGAATTCGAGTAAAAGAGATACCGGTCTGTTTTTCTTCAGAGGAAAAAAGGATGCACCTTTTGCTGTGGTCAATGCAGGTGGTGGATTTGTATATGTAGGATCCATCCATGAAAGCTTTCCGCATGCCATGTATCTAAGCAAGAAAGGATATAACGCATTTGCACTGCAGTACCGGACAACTGGGGCACAGGCTGCATGTGAGGATTTGGCAGCTGCTATATCTTTTATTTTTCGTAATAAGGAAATGCTTGGTGTCAGCACAGAATGCTATTCACTTTGGGGAGGATCTGCAGGTGCCAGAATGGCAGCATATTTAGGAACTTATGGACCGGCTGGATTCGGTGGGGATAGAATTCTTGGACCGAAAACTATAGTGATGCAGTATACAGGACATAGTGAATATTCCAGAAATGATCCGCCAACTTATGTATGTGTTGGAACCAACGATTACATTGCAAGCTGGCAAGTGATGCAGAGAAGACTAAAGGATATGTCTGACTGTGGAATTGATACAGAGTTTCACAAATATAAGGGAATGCCTCATGGATTTGGGTTAGGCATTGGAACTGTGGCAGAAGGATGGATTGATGATGCTATTTCTTTTTGGGAGAGGCAGATGAAAGATACTAAGAGGTGATCGTATGAGTTTAAGAGAAAGATTAGAAAGAAAACAACAGAGTATGACAACACCGATTCCCTACAGCTATTATCAGCATGCAAAGCACCAAGGGAAAATTGTAAAGTTAGAATATGATACGTATGACTATTCAAGAAGAAAACAGTCAATCCGCAAATATGCTTACGTCTATCTGCCATATGGATATGATATAGATAACAGCGATAAGAAATATGACATTTTTTATATTATGCATGGATGGACCATGACTGCAGAGGATTTCTTTAGTTTTGGAAATCCACGTATGAAAAACCTGCTTGATCATATGATCGAGGATGAAATGATCAAGCCGACTATCGTGGTAACACCTACTTTTGACCCGTATAATCAGCCCAATGATTTTTCTAAATCTGTAAGAGAATTGAAAGTCTTTCACAAGGAACTGGTGAATGAACTGATTCCTGCAGTAGAAAGTACTGTACGTACATTTGCCCGAACAACAGATGAATCTGGACTGAAAAAATCAAGGGAACATAGAGCCTTTGGCGGCTTTTCTCTTGGAGCTGTAACCACTTGGTTTACATTTGTTCATAATTTGGATTATTTTAAATATTACCTACCAATGAGTGGTGATTGCTGGATTTTACAGGTCTATGGAGGTATGTATCAGCCGAAGGAAACTGCACAGTATTTAAGAAACTTAGTGCATAATTCCGAATACAACGATAAGGATTTCTATATTTATGGCGCAATTGGAACTCGCGATGTTATCTTAAGGCAGATGGATCCACAAATGCATGAGATGATGAAGCTGACAGATACCTTTAATGAAGGCAACGTATGCTACCAGTTAAAGTCTGGTGGAGTACATAATCTTGAAGCCGTTATGGAGTATGTATATAATGGCTTGCCGCATTTCTTCTGTTAAATGGAATGGAGTTATATGTAGATTAAATAGTATTATGAGTGGATTATATTGAGATGAAGAATCAGATATCCTAACTAGGATCATTATCGATTAGTCTGGGAGTAATAACTGTAAAAGAAAACGAAAGCAAAGAAACGATATTTAAGCCTGTAGACAATGTGTTGTTATACAGCAAAAAATAATGGAAGAAACAGCATGTTAATGGAATAATTTGAAATTAATAACCAATAATATTAAAAGGCAGTGAGGATTCAAATATTCTTCACTACCTTTTAATATTAGTGATTATGTCTATAGTGACTCAAGCACATAAGCATAAAATTACGAAAATTTTGAGAGAAGTCATTTTTAAATTCTGGTAAACCAGCAAGTTTCATTGCTTCTTCAACAAGTGGACTGACATCACAACCGTTATTTAATCCACATGCGTGAAATAGTAAAGTCCAATAAAGAGTAGTAGCTCTATCACTTGATATACAATGACAATGCTTAGTTAAAATTTGTATGATAGGATTAAAACCAGAGAGAACAGTTTTCTTAAATTCAGCTAATCGATCTATAGTAACATTGGTTTCAATAATGGTAGCAAGGATTCCGTAATATCGTAAATAGTCATGATGTTTATCCAGAATACTGGTCCATAAATTGGTAAACTCTTCATCAGTTAAATCATATTTGTCTGAGAAAGCAGATTCTATGTCGGAAAAATAGTTATTCTGCTTTTCTAGATATAATTCCAAGAATATTTCTTCCTTTGTTGTTACATATTTATATAAATTACCGCGAGACCACCCTAATGCTTCTGCTATGGTGGTTAATGTAATATCGTGATAAGTATGATCATGAAAAAGTCGATTAGTCGTTTTTATGATTTCGCTCATGCGCCGTTGTTTTTGCTCTATGCTGCGGGCTC harbors:
- a CDS encoding alpha/beta hydrolase-fold protein; translated protein: MSLRERLERKQQSMTTPIPYSYYQHAKHQGKIVKLEYDTYDYSRRKQSIRKYAYVYLPYGYDIDNSDKKYDIFYIMHGWTMTAEDFFSFGNPRMKNLLDHMIEDEMIKPTIVVTPTFDPYNQPNDFSKSVRELKVFHKELVNELIPAVESTVRTFARTTDESGLKKSREHRAFGGFSLGAVTTWFTFVHNLDYFKYYLPMSGDCWILQVYGGMYQPKETAQYLRNLVHNSEYNDKDFYIYGAIGTRDVILRQMDPQMHEMMKLTDTFNEGNVCYQLKSGGVHNLEAVMEYVYNGLPHFFC
- a CDS encoding TetR family transcriptional regulator, which translates into the protein MTEFIRARSIEQKQRRMSEIIKTTNRLFHDHTYHDITLTTIAEALGWSRGNLYKYVTTKEEIFLELYLEKQNNYFSDIESAFSDKYDLTDEEFTNLWTSILDKHHDYLRYYGILATIIETNVTIDRLAEFKKTVLSGFNPIIQILTKHCHCISSDRATTLYWTLLFHACGLNNGCDVSPLVEEAMKLAGLPEFKNDFSQNFRNFMLMCLSHYRHNH
- a CDS encoding flavodoxin, yielding MKTLVTYFSWSGNTTKIAQDIAKRTNGDLYRIERITPYSKDYNTCAYVEAKDEYDNHKRPAIKTPLPNINEYDAVIVAFPIWWYTSPMTVSTFFESFQDWKGKKVYIFANSYSDIPSQFTNSLNDAKRSANNANIIPGLYNKDIKNLQSWLKKNEF
- a CDS encoding alpha/beta hydrolase, giving the protein MKIIKIYEKSKLVDIINAPEFEEFGQFLFPTGYRNPYSGQTLDEIGHLLPWHSYINTENSIEILDYMQEKVNEGKQIFYDIYTEEEKQKNSSKRDTGLFFFRGKKDAPFAVVNAGGGFVYVGSIHESFPHAMYLSKKGYNAFALQYRTTGAQAACEDLAAAISFIFRNKEMLGVSTECYSLWGGSAGARMAAYLGTYGPAGFGGDRILGPKTIVMQYTGHSEYSRNDPPTYVCVGTNDYIASWQVMQRRLKDMSDCGIDTEFHKYKGMPHGFGLGIGTVAEGWIDDAISFWERQMKDTKR